Proteins from a genomic interval of Bradysia coprophila strain Holo2 chromosome X, BU_Bcop_v1, whole genome shotgun sequence:
- the LOC119085652 gene encoding uncharacterized protein LOC119085652, with the protein MLTLAAVGNRNTDKLIYLFYYFVMAKRCKTCSDEISSAEFIKCYGTCTNTFHSKCVSISKTLLNALGANPNIRWYCYDCNLNNPITSSMNEMKESIGQLSNSLSNDLSNFLRAMTTCVTESLSAIATRSAPTLSNLHSQSSHQMFGNGSTTAANSNATTTNATSKRRRGHNSISNPAKIQCNNNRSAKPVAPPVTVLDAHARKSIVVSNIAPDTDVATLSNYLRSKLKSSNDQVRVVTLIPPSIKPEDLKFMQFRVSFPAGMYSAVSSPSIWPSAVRIRDFIIKGSNRNYGSNHRRPIPVARDHFDITVNHQQAAQPVQPANDTPMDAETMPSNRHPLDSENFLLTTPPLPIPIQTVSSQELFTLENGNFSNFSVDDFCDDVIDFSVSSLAYNSLLPGNKYISTYNLVSVRPDWMCDLEANEFGEFGDIVPALATSNVIPSGQDSRHGKRCIYYQNVRWLRSKLEDFHLSSTSCEYDIMALTETNLIQSIQDAEIRARNSKPGISVAYLEEQLTQQS; encoded by the exons ATGTTAACTCTCGCGGCTGTCGGAAATCGCAACACGGACAAG CTGATTTACTTATTTTACTATTTCGTGATGGCGAAGAGATGCAAAACATGTTCCGACGAAATCTCGAGCGCAGAGTTCATCAAGTGTTACGGGACTTGCACAAACACATTTCATTCGAAATGTGTTTCGATTAGTAAAACGTTGTTGAATGCACTTGGCGCCAATCCAAATATACGCTGGTACTGTTATGATTGTAATTTAAACAACCCCATCACCTCATCGATGAATGAAATGAAGGAATCTATTGGACAATTGTCGAATTCATTATCAAATGACCTCAGCAATTTTTTGAGGGCCATGACGACGTGTGTTACGGAAAGTTTGTCGGCTATTGCAACCAGATCAGCTCCCACTCTGAGCAATCTACATAGTCAATCGTCTCATCAGATGTTTGGCAATGGGTCAACCACCGCCGCTAATTCGAATGCCACAACCACCAATGCTACTTCCAAAAGACGACGTGGACACAACTCAATTTCGAATCCTGCGAAAATTCAGTGCAACAACAACCGTTCAGCGAAACCAGTAGCCCCACCCGTGACGGTTTTGGACGCTCACGCCAGAAAGAGCATCGTTGTTTCAAATATTGCTCCAGACACGGATGTCGCTACGTTATCGAATTATCTGCgctcaaaattgaaatcatcCAACGATCAAGTGAGAGTTGTAACGTTGATACCGCCATCGATAAAACCTGAGGATCTGAAATTCATGCAGTTTCGGGTCTCATTCCCAGCCGGAATGTATAGTGCAGTATCGTCTCCATCAATCTGGCCATCCGCTGTGCGCATAAGAGACTTCATCAtcaaaggaagtaatagaaATTATGGATCAAATCACCGTCGACCGATTCCGGTAGCTCGAGATCATTTTGACATCACTGTGAATCATCAGCAAGCGGCTCAACCGGTCCAGCCAGCCAATGACACGCCAATGGACGCTGAAACAATGCCCAGCAACCGACACCCACTGGacagtgaaaattttttattgacaacTCCGCCTCTACCGATACCAATACAGACGGTCAGCTCGCAGGAGCTTTTTACTTTAGAGAACggcaatttttctaatttttcagtTGACGACTTTTGCGACGATGTAATTGACTTTTCTGTTTCCTCCCTGGCCTACAACTCGTTGTTACCAggaaataaatatatttccaCATACAATTTGGTTTCTGTTCGACCCGATTGGATGTGCGATCTGGAGGCAAAtgaatttggtgaatttggtGACATTGTTCCGGCTCTTGCGACGAGTAATGTTATTCCCTCTGGACAAGACTCACGACACGGCAAACGATGCATATATTACCAAAACGTGCGCTGGTTGAGGTCGAAATtagaagattttcatttgtcatCAACTTCATGTGAGTATGATATAATGGCTCTGACCGAAACGAATTTGATCCAGTCGATACAAGAC GCTGAGATTCGAGCTCGAAACAGCAAACCTGGCATTTCCGTAGCCTACCTGGAGGAACAACTGACGCAGCAAAGTTGA